From the Pseudorasbora parva isolate DD20220531a chromosome 2, ASM2467924v1, whole genome shotgun sequence genome, the window GACAAGATTTAGTTGCTTGCTATCATTATTAGTGGGACaaaatgtttcctttttctttttagaTCATAGATATTCTAGTGCAAGAGGCATGATTAGATGCACATGAATTTCTTTGAACGAATGCACGGTATTTTATGAAGAGAAAATACATCAGCCTCAATATTTTTGGTGCAATTGCAGGGATAAAACGCCATTGCCAACTAATAACATACAGCCGCAAAAGTGATCATTAGCAGTTTTGTAAGGTAATAACCTCTGTTACATATTATCAGAAATCAAATTGTCCttgatttaatttaatgtaattcattttgtaataaaaaaggCTGATGTACATTGTATGAAAATATTTATCAAAAATGACTTCTACAGCATTGTAACACCACAGGGTTAAACTGATCAACACATGCCTGCCTTTATTTACTCTTCTATATCCCTATTCGGATGGGATTAGTTTTACATGGAGAGGTcaggtaaagtaattattaccagagttCCTCAGACATTAAGGACACCTACTGGGTTGTTGATTTTGCTTGTGAAATGGGTGTGTTTTTTAAAAGCACAGAAGTGAAATAGACTATATTTTAGAGAGAGTGGAAATTggaactgaaaaataaaatgttgtggTTGTGCAATGAACTTGGACTAACACCTCAGGGctaatagtaataataacaaaaaaatgtatgataaGACCCCTTGAAACATGAGATGAAAGGTAAATGTGTTCATAGAggtcgggggggggggggggggtgtagatatagatttttatttataacacacttcatttcgaagaatctcaaagagcaacaatggaaaagggaaaaataaaaaatgttaaaatatagaataatacaaacaatcaacacataaaagcttttctgaacagaaaacagagctgatggtggacattGACATGACATACGCTGTTAGACCACTGAGGCAGACCGGCCtcaaaatgtaacttttaaaactttttgtAATCTTAACATCCATCAAAGCAGTGTATTGTATATGAGTTGTATATCGTTGGCCTATTTAGATCAAGGACGAGATAACTATAACGATTACAGTTATAAAGAAGAAGATATAGTTAGAAAAATCTTCTAATAGTAAAAGAACATACAGCCGAAAAAGTGATCATTAGCAGTTTTGTAAGTATATAACCTCTGTTTCATATTATAAGAAATCTTAGACAGGTGAAATTTTTTTCTTAATCTAAAACAGCATGAACTGTTGATAGAGggttaaaagtttgtgtttacttCTGCAAAGTTCCTCTTACAGGAGACAAAGTCACTTTTCTTTCCCACTCACGTGTTTTCTGTCTTCTCATGTACGTGTTTTCTCATGTACTGTCCATAGATGGAGGATGGGCAAGGACATACATACTGTTGTGATGAAATCTGCATTTCCTCCTCAGCTGTTTGCAAAGCTCTCTATTCCACTGATCCCAATGCAAATAATCCTAATAACCAGATTACCTTTATTTTCTGTTCACTCTTTCTCTTTCTATTCAGAGGAAAACATAGAAGTCCTTTAAATTTCTTAAGCAATCTGGTTTAAAAGAAGATCAATAAACTTGATTTTCTCAAGTGTTCTTGGAAAACACATTttcttaaatattaaatattaaataaactcCCATGGACACATTACAAATATGAAGGGGAAGTTTTGGGTAACcgttttttacagtgtccttatGTAGTTaagtaattattaaaataacttttactaaagtaataACTGCATAATTACAAGCAACTCTAAACCAAATACTAATCCCAACCCTAACCGTATTTTAGTGAAATGTTTATTGTAAGTACAATGTagctaattattattatgcagTACTTAAATgttattacactgtaacacagagaccttcaaataaagtgtaactgattttttattataataaacagacttaaagagttagttcaccaaaaagaCATCATGACATAAATGTTGGGTGTCCACTTTATCCACAACCAAAGTTATTTTACAAGTTCAGGTGACCTGGATTATACAGTAGTGCACATGCAAATGGACTATGTGTATGTTTTGTGATATgccaaaaataattttactttGTTGATTCATACCTGCTTCTTCTGTTCTTTAGGTGGAGCTGTGATGGCCTCCTGAAGCCAGTTAAACAGGAGTGTGGCTCTCAACATCCTCAGCTCAAAGTCAGTGTATTATAGTAATTATGGGTTAATGCAATAAATTACttgcttttttatattttccccCATTCAAAATTTAAAGACTGATTGGTCAAATCTTAAAATAGAATAAGCATGAGTAGCCTTTTTCTCACCAACTTGCCCCACTTTAATAAAGACccacttttgcattgcatacatttGTGATTAGCCAGTTAACCACAACTGCATGCTTTTGCTTAGCAAAACATCTGTAGGTGTTTGACCTCTCTGGTCTCTCACAAGCCTGAGGTTAGCACATTTACTCTTCATTTTCTGGTTCTTTCATCACCCTGGTTTGTCTAACCTGTATTCTATCTCTTTTAAAGTAGCTTATAGACCCTCTCCGTTCAACACAGTTTTGTATCATGGAGGCCAGGGGAAAGTATGACTTCAATGGCACAGCAGAAGACGAGCTCAGCTTCCGGAAAGGAGACATTCTGAAGGTGAAAGATAGAGGACACAAACACATACTAAACGCTCTTACTTTGGTTTCAGAGTTCTGTGGCACTCTACCATGCTTGACTACAACAGTTACTCTATAGCAAGGGTGtccaaagtcggtcctggagggtGCTGTCCCACAGAGTTTCTCAACACACCTgctggaagtttctagtatgcctattaagaccttgattagctggttctgGTGTGTTTTATTGTGGTTGGAGCTAAACCCTGCAGGACAGTGggcctccaggagcaggattggacacccctgctctaTAGCTAGTGCCAATGCTTTGGGCAAAGTTAATGCGAGTCATGTGATGTCTGtccacttttctttttttaaataaatacaattatgcattacataaaatattataatatttaataaataataaaacaaaactgcTTTGAGTAAAATCATAcacaaaaagtcacaattatgacaTTTAAGTCTCATTTGTAGCTTTTAATGTCATAactgaattattattatagtttagACTCATCAAAAGTTGATGAAGTTGATAGTTTAGACTTTTTGTCATATTTATGACTaagaaattttaatttttaaatctcataattatgatgtAATTTTATCTAATACTTGTACATTTTATCGCATAACTACGATTTACCAAAGCATGATTTTTTTTCGTATGTGAAGTAAATTGGCTCCCATTCATTTTGACAAATATTACTCCAAATAGATCCTGGGATCTCAAGATGACTGGTTCAAGGCAGAGATACACGGTCACGAGGGCTTCGTACCAAAAAACTACGTTGACAGGCAAACGCCAAGGTGAGCTCATCTGATAATCTTTGCAACCACATGCAAATAACCTGTGAGCATGTAGTAGTTaatagagagaaagagagagagacagaaagaaagtGAAAGACCctaataagcacacaagtgtaTTTGAATTCCCTCTCCAGCTGGTTCAAAGAAAACGCCAGTCGTAGCTCGGCTGAGGAGATGCTAAAATCCCGAGAGGTGGGTGCTTTCCTGATCCGTGGCAGCCAGAGTTCCCCTGGAGACTTCTCCATCTCAGTCAGGTAACAAAACTGGATTTAAtggattaatatttaaatttttgcatcaggacattttttttacatatttgttcACTGCAATCACcataaaattacataaaaagaATGAGatggaaaaaataataaagtcaCAGTCCTGTTGTCCTATAAATAATATTTGAGAATGAACACCATTACTGTGTGTAtgtatacagtgaggaaaatatatatagtatttgaacaccctgcttttttgcaagttctcccacttggaaatcatggaggggtctgaaattgtcaccgtaggtgcatgtccactgtgagggacataatctaaataaaaaaatacagaaatcacaatatatgatttttttttactatttatttgtatgtctttaaaatgtccacccccactccatttattatcctaaattagatgcacctgtttgaggttgttagctgcataaagacatctgtccaccccatacaatcagtaagaatccaactactaacattgccaagaccaaagagctgtccaaagacactagagacaaaattgtacacctccacaaggctggaaagggctaaagggaaattgccaagcagcttgttgaaaaaaggtccactgttggagcaatcattagaaaatagaagaagctaaacatgactgtcaatctccctcggactgggggtcgatgcaagatctcacctcgtggggtctcagtGATCCaaagaaatcagcccagaactacagaGGAGGacctggtcaatgacctgaaaagagctgggaccaccggtCACTACACTAAGGTCATcgtggtttgaaatcatgcatggcatggaaggttcccctgcttaaaccagcacatgtccaggcccgtcttaagtttgccaatgaccatttggatgatccagaggagtcatgggagaaattaatgtggtcagatgagaccaaaatagaactttttggtcataattccactaaacgtgtttggaggaagaaaaatgatgagtaccatcccaagaacaccatccctactgtgaagctgTAAGCATCCCTTTTtacgtttatcttgatcgttatatctttgtgagtacagtctatagaaaaaaaagaaaaaaaaacggattggtgcttgcaacacggagctattacagttaatgcccagagccccccctcagctaaaacggcagctttgggggcataacgtaaagggtgtctttgtgcctctttatagacacaaaatgcaattaaaatgtctgtccaacatgactAAAGTaaccaaagctgccgttttagctgaggggggctctgagcattaattgtaataactccgtgttgcaagcaccaatccggttcgttttttttttttctacagactgtacttacaaagatataacgatcaagataaacttaaaaatttgccggagttgtcctttaaggagaggatgaccggggccatggtttgcaagattttggggaacaacctccttccctcagttagagcattgaagattggtcgaggctgggtcttccaacatgacaatgacccgaagcacacagccaggataaccaagtagtggctctgtaagaagcatatcaaggttggCGTGGCCTAggcagtctccagacctaaacccaatagagaatctttggagggagctcaaactctgtgtttctcagcgacaggccagaaacctgactcaTCTAGAGAAGATCTCTGTGGAGGATTGGGCCAGAATCCCTcctgcaaacctggtgaaaaactacaggaaacgtttgacctctgtaattgcaaaccaatagcctgacaagccagacccacatcaagatgtttggtcttgaaactcaccattgacagggctcaatcctagaggcgggataaatggttgtctttcaaactctctctgcacacaactggatagagctacaaccaaccagagcaatgaaggtgaggaggagctgatagattaaactttcgccgtatccggtcagcaaaactctgaacacaccttccttttttaagaattacttcagtgccgttatttgttcttttctcagagaaaagcttaactccaagtcttccagagtcgcggtcaaagctgattcgaaagaccgccgttcaccagcttctgtgAAGCACgtaagcgcaactcggccgtcattatgttaagccccgccaaccgactctatacacgatgtgattggcctgaccagagtttgatTTTTACAGCTCATTTTACAGCCCACCTCtcaacttattttcctcactgtatgtgtatagattgtttttttttttgtacttttgaATTGTTATATTGTATCATGTTATACTGGCTCTTAATCGGGTATTAATAGTTTCTTAATTTATCTGTGTTGACTGTGTGTTGAGTTTGATGGCTGTATTGTCGAAGTTGGTGGCAAATCAGTTTCCCTAATGGGATTAATACAGTTTTCCAATCCAAAACAATCCAATCCAATATTTCAGCTGGCCCATGAAGGTCAACCTTATTAAAGTGCTGTGAATTTGTAATCATTGTAATGTCAGTCTTCTGTCCCCCAAGTTATAAGGCTGAAAGATCCTTATTGACTACAGGCTCACACACCAGAGCCATTTTGGCCCGCACACACTAAATCTGGCCTATGGAAACACTCCCATCAACAATGCATCAATAACATCCATCTTATTACAGCGGTCAGACAGTCCATTTGTTTCAACCATCCTCTCATAAATCACCTATACAGTAGGTCCTAACTGAATGCACTGTGAaagactgagagagagagaatgaacaAGGGTTCCCTCTAGTGCAGAAAGTAGGTTGTGCAGCTTTTGCTAACCAtagttgattaaaaaaaactggaCATTAATAGATTCTTAGAGCTGGTAATTGAAATTACAGATTATTATTAGGGGGACTGTCCCTTTAacaagttgctttggataaaaactTCTGCTGAATgactatatatatttatttttatacatttttacagtatcAGTCTGTCATATGACAAGACTAATACTCAAAGGAGTATAGAAATAAGTGAACATTTATGGTTATTTTTTCTCACATTCACTTACTAATCTCGctttgttttttcccccttctcACAGACACGAGTATGATGTACAGCATTTTAAGGTTATGAAGGATAAATCGGGCCAGTACTACCTGTGGACGGAGAGGTTTACCTCTCTAAACAAGCTTGTGGAGTATTACAAGACCACCTCCATATCCAAACAGAGGGAGATCTTCCTTAGGGATGGAACTGGAGATGATCTAAGAGCACCTCCGCCTGTAAATAAACTCTAGATTTCAATCAGTAAATGTTGCTGTTAGGTTTGCTGTTAATCTTCTAGGTCACTGTTTATGCTCAATCTCATAACCGAACTCCATGAGGTCAAACTCAATCATGATCTCCTTTTACCTTCTTTGAACTAAGCCATCGGCTGATTTCACGCTAGCATTTCAAGAGATATTAATTTCttattttagatatttttagTTCTCTATATATGCAGATTCTGTCAAACATGTCATATAAACGTGAATGTATCTGTGAGAGTCTACAGACTGTACAGAAGATAAATAATGACCAATAAATGGTCCTCATTTTCAGTTAAAGAGTCAACCAGAAGTTCGGCCTCCCCCAGGTGGTGGTTATGGCGGTCCACAAACCTCATCACAACACCGCAGCACAACAGATCAAACTCACAACCAGAAGGTACAAGcatgtcttgtgtgtgtgtttgtgtgtgtgtgggtgtgggtgtgggtgtgggtgtgtatgtgtgtgtacaggTCACCCAGAAATGTAGTAGGTTCGTCAGCGCTGTGTGGATATtcgcctatatatatatatatatatatatatatatatatatatatatatatatatatatatatatatatatatatatatatatatatatatatcacagaaCAGTGTGAGAGTGttcttgttcaggaaagtaacctgtgcattcgctttagccgattgtaatgcatttagttcaatataacacatgtactgtaagtggtgatgtgtcaatgatttacctcagacatgagcgagagtgagcttcagtgtattcactcatcgcgctcggactgcagagaatgtgctcaatgTAAACAGACTTTTCTTCCGACCTGGTCTCTatggttaaacagaaaatatggtagcttataggcaataactgcactttggtttagaatattaatgataACCATTTTCTTTCCATAATAATGTTTGCagctgcatcctttacgtctatggcttATCCCGATTTATCCAActacggatcaaacagaaaatgcgcgctgcacTAACGCGCGTTAATAcatttagtgccgttaaaatgaatttgcgttaacacgttattaacgcgttaactttgacagccataatatatatatacaggtccttctccaaaaattagcatattgtgataaagttcattattttccataatgtaatgataaaaattaaactttcatatattttagattcattgtacaccaactgaaatatttcaggtcttttattgttttaatactgatgatttttgcatacagctcatgaaaacccaaaattctcaaaaaattggAGGTGTacaatctcaaaaaaaattgcatatttcatccgaccaataaaagaaaagtgtttttaatacaaaaaaggtcaaccttcaaataattatgttcagttatgcactcaatacttggtcgtgaatccttttgcagaaattactgcttcaatgcggcgtggcatggaggcgatcagcctgtggcactgctgaggtgttctggaggcccaggatgcgtcgatagcggccttaagctcatccagagtttTGGGTCTTGCTTCTCTCagctttctcttcacaatatcccacagattctcaatggggttcaggtcaggagagttggcaggccaattgagcacagtaataccatggtcagtaaaccatttaccagtggttttggcactgtgagcaggtgccaggtcgtgctgaaaaaacaaatcttcatctccataaagcttttcagcagatggaagcatgaagtgctccaaaatctcctgatagctagctgcattcaCCCTGCCCtttataaaacacagtggaccaatttgctttcatctgaaaaaagtactttggaccactgagcaacagtccagtgctgcttctctgtaacccaaaagtggcttgacctggggaatgcggcacctgtagcccatttcctgcacacgcctgtgcacggtggctctggatgtttctactccagactc encodes:
- the grap2a gene encoding GRB2-related adapter protein 2a produces the protein MEARGKYDFNGTAEDELSFRKGDILKILGSQDDWFKAEIHGHEGFVPKNYVDRQTPSWFKENASRSSAEEMLKSREVGAFLIRGSQSSPGDFSISVRHEYDVQHFKVMKDKSGQYYLWTERFTSLNKLVEYYKTTSISKQREIFLRDGTGDDLRAPPPLKSQPEVRPPPGGGYGGPQTSSQHRSTTDQTHNQKSKRGSVEEKANTVGHQGRNSPTPRRTSDTLPAPRSTIQVRAIYDFTAEEDDELGFNAGDIIEVLDRSDPSWWKGRLRGRTGLFPTNYTDQI